One Synechocystis sp. LKSZ1 genomic window, CATATTTGGGGAGGAGGAATTTTAGGCATAATATTCAGACCAACCAATAGCTTTTCTGTATCTGACAAGTTACCAATAATCCTGCGTAGGGGTAATGGCAACTTCTTAATTAGTGTTGGAGCCGCCACAATATTCTCAGTTATAACTGCATCTGTTTGTTGATAAATATCTACCACCTCTAATTCATAACGCCCCTGTAGATAGTCTTCACAAATTTGCTTGAGATTTTGCAATGCCTTCATTGATTGAATGGTTGTCCCAGCAATATAAAGACGGAGAATATAATGTTGTTCCTGGGATTGAGAAAGGATCTGTTCAAAGACCTCTGTCGTTTTGGATTCTAAATCATCTGCATCTATCATTTTCGTAGCCTAGGGATTGATTACTGTATTATTAATAGGATTTAGAATCTGCAACCCAACCAAAACTTTTTCAGTGTTGGATAAATCGCCAATAATTTTTTTTATGGGTTCAGGTAACTTCCTTACGAGGGTAGGCAGAGCTAAAATGCTGTCTTCGATGGCTAACTGGGGCTGTTTGCTTAAATCAATAATTTCAATATGATATTGACCATTTAAATACTCCTCACAAATTTTTTTCAAATTTGCAAAAGCCAGGAGGGATTTAGGAGTTTGTCCTGCCACATACAAACGTAAGTGCCAAATCTCTGGGTTGTTATCATCGAACGGACTTGGTAAATCAGTCATTAGTCGGTCACTCCTTGATCATTAAATTGATCATCAGCAGGGGAAATATAGCGGGATTTTTTGATGAGCTCGCGATTCATCGCCAGGTTTTGCTGAGATGCCTCCTCTTCTGACCTTAACAGTGCCCACTCTTCATCTTGATGAGCTAATTGCATTTTCAGCGCTTCAATTTGGGTCTGAATCTGATATTTTTCCCGCTCAAAATTAAGTTTTTTAAGCTCAAAGGTTTGCTGGCGTTTACGGGCTATTTCTCGCTCCTCTAAGGCTTGGTTAATACGCTGTGTCCCCGTCAATACGGTTCCTTCTCCCAAATAAACCTCCACCAAATCAATCCCCTCATCACTCAGGATAAATTCGCGAACTTGGTTAGAATGCCTCATCCCTCTAGATTTCAAAATGTAGAGAATTCGATTACGCTCCCCATTCACTTTGAGCGTTTGTAATTCCAACCAAGTATCCATCAAGGAAGAAACCCCTATTTCCGTCTGTTCATTATCCGCTTCCACGTTTCCAGACGTCAAATTGGTCATTAGCACAGTAATCTGTTGTCCCTTGAGGTAGTCAAGCAAGCGCATAAAAAAGCCCTTAGTCTGTTTTATACTTCCGCTCATGATTAAATTGCTCATGGGGTCGATAATGATCGTACTGGGTTTAAACTTTTTCACCCAGTGATGGATTTTAAACAGACGCATTTCCAGATTATAGCTGGTGGGACGCACCGCATCAAATTGGAGTAATTGACGATCTAAATAGGGTGATAAATCTAGGTTAATAGATTTTAAGTTACGACAAATCTGTTGGGGAGATTCTTCCGTCGCCAGGTATAAACACCGTTCCCCCCGTAGGCAGGTTGCTTGAGCAAAAAAGGCGGCAAGATTCGTTTTACCTGTTCCTGCCCGTCCCGTTATCAAAATACTACTACCTCGGTAGTAGCCCTGACCGCCTAGCATATCATCGAGCTTAGAAATCCCTGTGGAAACTCGCTCGTCGGAAATTCCGTGATCCAAGGTGATAGAGGTAATCGGTAGAACAGAGAGTCCATTTTCCTCAATTAGGAAGGGGTATTCATTGTTGCTATGGCGCGACCCCCGATATTTAATCACTTGAATGGTTCGGGTTGCAATTTCTTCTACGGTTGTTTGCTC contains:
- a CDS encoding circadian clock KaiB family protein is translated as MIDADDLESKTTEVFEQILSQSQEQHYILRLYIAGTTIQSMKALQNLKQICEDYLQGRYELEVVDIYQQTDAVITENIVAAPTLIKKLPLPLRRIIGNLSDTEKLLVGLNIMPKIPPPQI
- a CDS encoding circadian clock KaiB family protein; translation: MTDLPSPFDDNNPEIWHLRLYVAGQTPKSLLAFANLKKICEEYLNGQYHIEIIDLSKQPQLAIEDSILALPTLVRKLPEPIKKIIGDLSNTEKVLVGLQILNPINNTVINP
- the kaiC gene encoding circadian clock protein KaiC, with the protein product MIETNPSLSLLKCPTGIQGFDEITDGGLPQGRTTLICGSAGCGKTLFGVEFLVRGATQYGEPGVLITFEETAEEIAQNVASLGWNLQSLVAQGQMLVDHVYIEASEIEETGEYDLEGLFIRLDYAINKIGAKRILLDTIEVLFSGLKNTGIIRAELRRLFHWLKNKGMTAIITGERGDQTLTRQGLEEYVSDCVIKLEQTTVEEIATRTIQVIKYRGSRHSNNEYPFLIEENGLSVLPITSITLDHGISDERVSTGISKLDDMLGGQGYYRGSSILITGRAGTGKTNLAAFFAQATCLRGERCLYLATEESPQQICRNLKSINLDLSPYLDRQLLQFDAVRPTSYNLEMRLFKIHHWVKKFKPSTIIIDPMSNLIMSGSIKQTKGFFMRLLDYLKGQQITVLMTNLTSGNVEADNEQTEIGVSSLMDTWLELQTLKVNGERNRILYILKSRGMRHSNQVREFILSDEGIDLVEVYLGEGTVLTGTQRINQALEEREIARKRQQTFELKKLNFEREKYQIQTQIEALKMQLAHQDEEWALLRSEEEASQQNLAMNRELIKKSRYISPADDQFNDQGVTD